From one Halosimplex rubrum genomic stretch:
- the solA gene encoding N-methyl-L-tryptophan oxidase, whose amino-acid sequence MTPSGGRYDAIVLGVGGVGSAATYHLARRGASVLGIERFDVPHGRGSSHGRTRLLQRLLDGESTTMALADRAHDSWRALEARTGRDLLTETGSLAVAVGGDDPVASARRACERHGLDHESLSGADLAERFPGYDFPEDAEALYQPDGAVVASERGVVAHVAAALDAGATVRARERVVDWDTVDGGVRVDTDRDTYRADRLVVTAGAWAAQAVDALDGLLEPCRHATAWFAPSGDRSASLADDRLPPFVATVDGENFYGLPGPDLPGMKFGRADFRPTAPDALSEPTQADERPLRAFADEYVPGAAGSTLRLSTGLVTDSPDGRFLLDTLADGRVAVAAGLSGRGYKFAPVLGEILADLALDGGTDFDVSGYALGRFE is encoded by the coding sequence ATGACACCGAGCGGCGGGCGATACGACGCGATCGTCCTGGGGGTCGGTGGCGTCGGGAGCGCGGCGACGTATCACCTCGCCCGCCGCGGCGCCTCGGTTCTCGGCATCGAACGCTTCGACGTGCCCCACGGCCGGGGCTCCTCGCACGGCCGGACGCGACTGTTGCAGCGGTTGCTCGACGGCGAGTCGACGACGATGGCGCTGGCCGACCGCGCCCACGACTCGTGGCGCGCGCTCGAAGCCCGGACCGGTCGCGACCTGCTGACCGAGACGGGGTCGCTGGCCGTCGCCGTCGGCGGCGACGACCCCGTCGCGAGCGCCCGTCGGGCCTGCGAACGGCACGGCCTCGACCACGAGTCGCTGTCGGGCGCCGACCTCGCCGAACGGTTCCCCGGCTACGACTTCCCTGAGGACGCAGAGGCGCTCTACCAGCCCGACGGCGCGGTCGTCGCGTCGGAACGCGGCGTCGTCGCCCACGTCGCCGCGGCGCTCGACGCGGGCGCCACGGTCCGGGCGCGCGAGCGAGTCGTCGACTGGGACACGGTCGACGGCGGCGTCCGCGTCGACACCGACCGCGACACCTACCGCGCCGACCGGCTGGTCGTGACCGCCGGCGCCTGGGCGGCACAGGCGGTCGACGCCCTCGACGGCCTGCTCGAACCCTGCCGCCACGCGACCGCCTGGTTCGCCCCGAGCGGCGACCGCTCGGCCTCGCTCGCCGACGACCGCCTGCCGCCGTTCGTCGCGACCGTCGACGGCGAGAACTTCTACGGCCTGCCCGGCCCGGATCTGCCGGGGATGAAGTTCGGGCGAGCGGACTTCAGACCGACCGCGCCGGACGCGCTCTCCGAGCCGACCCAGGCCGACGAGCGGCCGCTGCGGGCGTTCGCCGACGAGTACGTCCCCGGCGCCGCCGGGTCGACGCTGCGGCTCTCGACCGGACTGGTCACCGATTCGCCGGACGGGCGGTTCCTCCTCGACACGCTCGCCGACGGGCGCGTCGCGGTCGCGGCCGGACTGTCCGGACGGGGCTACAAGTTCGCGCCCGTCCTCGGCGAGATCCTGGCCGACCTCGCGCTCGACGGCGGGACCGACTTCGACGTGTCCGGATACGCCCTCGGCCGGTTCGAGTGA
- a CDS encoding AMP-dependent synthetase/ligase yields MASPEPAGQWWAAEQTYTDEVVGTDTLPSMFEAAADRYGSAPAQRYKGGVYERSLTPEAIPEAPDGEFTDISYEEMRAVVRRLAAGFRALGLEAGDRVAVFADTRMEWALTDFAVLAAGGVVTTVYTDSSPKQVKYLIDDPDATGVVVGDESLLERVHEVDEDLDLSFSVVMDETAPDGPAADREDALTMAALYERGDEAFDADTYREWIDERDPDDLASIIYTSGTTGQPKGVRLTHRNFRANVNQCRKRMGPRPDKGETPVLDENSRTISFLPLAHVFERLAGHFLMFASGATVGYAESPDTLPEDLQLLSPTTGASVPRVYERIFDNMREQASDSAAKQRIFEWAVGVARDYARADDPGVALRAKRAAADRLVYSTVRERMGGEVEFLVSGGGSLSRELAEMFLGMGIPVVEGYGLTETAPVLSVNPTEDIRPGTMGPPVTDVDARLDESAVGDDQFPEAEGTVGELEVTGPNVTDGYWNAPAETDATFTEDGYFLTGDIVEITPEGYLRYKDRLKQLIVLSTGKNVAPEPIEDRFATSDRVDQVMVVGDDRKFIGAVVVPNFEAVRRWADREGIDLPDDDEAVCRDERVREWVGEAVDEVNAELERVERIKAFELVSWEWTAENDLLTPSMKKKRRNIRHVHDDAIERIYEERATVAAE; encoded by the coding sequence ATGGCTTCTCCTGAGCCCGCGGGCCAGTGGTGGGCCGCGGAGCAGACCTACACCGACGAGGTCGTCGGGACGGACACGCTGCCGTCGATGTTTGAGGCCGCCGCCGATCGGTACGGGTCGGCGCCGGCCCAGCGCTACAAGGGCGGCGTCTACGAGCGGTCGCTGACGCCCGAAGCGATCCCGGAGGCGCCGGACGGCGAGTTCACCGACATCTCCTACGAGGAGATGCGCGCGGTCGTCCGGCGGCTGGCCGCCGGCTTCCGGGCGCTCGGGCTGGAAGCGGGTGACCGGGTCGCCGTCTTCGCCGACACCCGCATGGAGTGGGCGCTGACCGACTTCGCCGTCCTCGCCGCCGGCGGCGTCGTGACGACCGTCTACACCGACTCCTCGCCGAAGCAGGTGAAGTACCTGATCGACGACCCCGACGCGACCGGCGTCGTCGTCGGCGACGAGTCGCTGCTGGAACGCGTCCACGAGGTCGACGAGGACCTCGATCTCTCCTTCTCGGTCGTGATGGACGAGACCGCCCCGGACGGCCCGGCCGCCGATCGCGAGGACGCGCTGACGATGGCGGCCCTGTACGAACGCGGCGACGAGGCCTTCGACGCCGACACGTACCGGGAGTGGATCGACGAGCGCGACCCCGACGACCTTGCGAGCATCATCTACACCTCGGGGACGACGGGCCAGCCGAAGGGTGTCAGGCTCACCCACCGCAACTTCCGTGCGAACGTCAACCAGTGCCGCAAGCGGATGGGTCCCAGACCCGACAAGGGCGAGACGCCGGTCCTCGACGAGAACTCGCGGACCATCTCGTTCCTCCCGCTCGCGCACGTCTTCGAGCGGCTGGCCGGCCACTTCCTGATGTTCGCGTCCGGTGCGACGGTGGGGTACGCCGAGAGCCCCGACACGCTCCCCGAGGACCTGCAGTTGCTCAGCCCCACGACCGGCGCGAGCGTTCCGCGCGTCTACGAGCGGATCTTCGACAACATGCGCGAGCAGGCCAGCGACTCGGCGGCCAAACAGCGGATCTTCGAGTGGGCCGTCGGCGTCGCGCGCGACTACGCCCGCGCAGACGACCCCGGGGTCGCTCTCCGGGCCAAGCGCGCGGCCGCCGACCGGCTGGTCTACTCGACGGTCCGCGAGCGCATGGGCGGCGAGGTGGAGTTCCTCGTCAGCGGCGGCGGCAGCCTCAGTCGGGAACTCGCGGAGATGTTCCTCGGGATGGGGATCCCCGTCGTCGAGGGCTACGGCCTGACCGAGACGGCGCCGGTCCTCTCCGTGAACCCCACCGAGGACATCCGACCGGGGACGATGGGGCCGCCGGTGACCGACGTCGACGCCCGCCTCGACGAGTCGGCGGTCGGCGACGACCAGTTCCCCGAGGCGGAGGGGACGGTCGGCGAACTCGAAGTGACGGGTCCGAACGTCACCGACGGCTACTGGAACGCGCCCGCCGAGACGGACGCGACCTTCACCGAGGACGGCTACTTCCTGACCGGCGACATCGTCGAGATCACGCCCGAAGGGTACCTCCGGTACAAGGACCGGCTGAAACAGCTGATCGTCCTCTCGACGGGGAAGAACGTCGCGCCGGAACCCATCGAGGACCGGTTCGCGACGAGCGACCGCGTCGACCAGGTGATGGTGGTCGGCGACGACCGCAAGTTCATCGGGGCGGTCGTGGTTCCGAACTTCGAGGCGGTCCGGCGATGGGCCGACCGCGAGGGGATCGACCTGCCCGACGACGACGAGGCGGTCTGTCGCGACGAGCGCGTCCGCGAGTGGGTCGGGGAGGCCGTCGACGAGGTCAACGCCGAGCTGGAACGCGTCGAGCGGATCAAGGCGTTCGAACTCGTCTCCTGGGAGTGGACCGCCGAGAACGACCTGCTGACTCCCTCGATGAAGAAGAAGCGTCGGAACATTCGCCACGTCCACGACGACGCGATCGAGCGGATCTACGAGGAGCGCGCCACCGTGGCCGCCGAGTGA
- a CDS encoding ABC transporter permease subunit produces the protein MFETTAYEMSRRVRGTAVLTVGVSLYVAFIVWYFSLLDPSAYAQIAESLPPAMLDAFGIQSIGSIAGWLGGQIYTFLWLLGLGIYFAYASAGVIASDIESDRMDLLLSFPVSRSRLLAEKFAALLLPLISLNVVVGGVTYGLVLAIGETIDPMHLALAHLLSIPYLLVCAAIGLVLSVLVDRTAIAERAAIGLVFVLWLVESAVGAAEDFAWIQNLSPTHYYSPTPILLDGSYEPMDVGILIAVFLGLLLASQVLFQRRDI, from the coding sequence ATGTTTGAGACCACCGCCTACGAGATGAGTCGCCGGGTCCGCGGGACAGCGGTCCTGACCGTCGGCGTCAGCCTCTACGTGGCCTTCATCGTCTGGTATTTCTCTCTCTTGGACCCGTCAGCATACGCGCAGATCGCGGAGTCGCTGCCGCCAGCGATGTTAGACGCGTTCGGCATTCAGTCGATCGGATCGATCGCGGGCTGGCTCGGCGGACAGATCTATACGTTCCTGTGGCTGCTGGGGCTCGGGATATACTTCGCGTACGCCTCGGCGGGAGTGATCGCGAGCGACATCGAGAGCGACCGGATGGACCTATTGCTCTCGTTCCCCGTCTCTCGAAGCCGGTTGCTCGCCGAGAAGTTTGCAGCGTTGCTCCTCCCGCTGATCTCGCTAAACGTGGTCGTGGGCGGCGTCACGTACGGTCTCGTCCTGGCGATCGGCGAGACGATCGACCCGATGCACCTCGCGTTGGCTCACCTCCTCTCGATCCCGTATCTCCTCGTCTGCGCAGCGATCGGGCTTGTTCTCTCCGTTCTCGTGGATCGGACGGCGATCGCGGAACGAGCGGCCATCGGACTGGTGTTCGTGCTCTGGCTCGTCGAGTCGGCCGTCGGTGCGGCGGAAGACTTCGCGTGGATACAGAATCTGAGTCCGACCCACTACTACTCGCCTACGCCGATCCTCCTCGACGGGTCGTACGAACCGATGGACGTCGGGATTCTGATCGCTGTCTTCCTGGGGTTGCTACTCGCGAGCCAGGTCCTGTTCCAGCGCCGGGACATCTAA
- a CDS encoding ABC transporter ATP-binding protein produces MATIEVDSLTKDYGSVRAVDAISFTVESGEIFGFLGPNGAGKTTTIRSLLGLLEPTAGSATVLGADVHDEGALIEAKRRIGYLPANLGFDEEATGEDVLDYHESVKGGSRRDELLEIFTPPVERPIREYSTGNKRMLGIVQAFMHDPELVIMDEPTSGLDPLKQEEFNEFVRNERDRGKTLFFSSHVLSEVRRVCDRVGILREGELVGLEDIETLLRQGGKRVQLQTTDEARAALTEIDGVIDVQAFAEGIQFIYTGEYNALLRELATHDVREIDISEPPLEDIFMHYYGADGAAESDREVRSDV; encoded by the coding sequence ATGGCAACGATCGAAGTGGACTCCCTGACAAAAGACTACGGGAGTGTACGCGCGGTAGACGCCATCTCGTTCACCGTCGAGAGCGGTGAGATATTCGGCTTTCTCGGTCCGAACGGCGCCGGCAAGACGACGACGATCCGATCGCTTCTCGGGTTACTCGAACCGACGGCGGGCAGCGCGACCGTCCTCGGCGCGGATGTCCACGACGAGGGCGCCCTCATCGAAGCGAAACGGCGGATCGGATACCTGCCCGCCAATCTCGGGTTCGACGAGGAAGCGACGGGCGAAGACGTCCTCGACTATCACGAATCAGTCAAAGGCGGGTCCCGCCGGGACGAGCTCCTCGAGATATTCACACCGCCGGTCGAGCGGCCGATTCGCGAGTACTCGACCGGGAACAAGCGCATGCTCGGCATCGTCCAGGCGTTCATGCACGACCCCGAACTCGTGATTATGGACGAGCCGACCTCCGGCCTCGACCCGCTCAAGCAAGAGGAGTTTAACGAGTTCGTCAGGAACGAGCGCGACCGAGGGAAGACGCTGTTCTTTTCGTCGCACGTGCTGAGCGAAGTCCGCCGCGTGTGTGACCGCGTCGGCATCCTCCGTGAGGGGGAGCTCGTCGGCCTCGAAGATATCGAGACGCTGCTTCGGCAGGGCGGAAAGCGGGTCCAGCTCCAGACGACGGACGAGGCCAGGGCGGCCCTCACGGAGATCGACGGTGTGATCGACGTGCAGGCGTTCGCTGAGGGGATCCAGTTCATCTACACCGGCGAGTACAACGCGCTGCTCCGGGAGCTCGCGACCCACGACGTCCGCGAAATAGATATCAGCGAACCGCCGCTCGAAGACATCTTCATGCACTACTACGGGGCGGACGGCGCAGCCGAATCCGACCGGGAGGTGCGCTCCGATGTTTGA
- a CDS encoding TetR/AcrR family transcriptional regulator, which translates to MRKFSDEERERIREKLLETARELLLKFGPTKTTVRDITEPVGIAKPTFYQFFDAKSDLYVEIFQQELDEFAKTLESELAGVDDPQERLEQFFRCYVEFGEGNEFIQEVFIKRDYREVLGDVSSDQLAEIERKEMEVLVPPIRDIQARSDGPVSEMEPMTVLGLMGSALGLSILHKDEYDEISATLDEIQDGIYPHLQREMITTLARGLTVEG; encoded by the coding sequence ATGCGAAAGTTCAGTGACGAGGAACGGGAACGGATACGGGAGAAACTCCTTGAAACTGCGCGCGAACTGTTGTTGAAGTTCGGGCCGACGAAGACCACGGTGAGGGATATTACCGAACCGGTGGGGATCGCCAAGCCGACGTTCTATCAGTTTTTCGACGCCAAGTCGGACCTCTACGTAGAGATATTCCAACAGGAGTTAGACGAGTTTGCGAAGACGCTGGAGTCGGAGCTGGCGGGGGTTGACGACCCCCAGGAACGGCTGGAGCAGTTTTTCCGCTGTTACGTCGAGTTCGGCGAGGGGAACGAGTTCATCCAGGAGGTGTTCATCAAACGGGACTACCGAGAGGTCCTCGGGGATGTCTCGTCTGATCAGCTTGCCGAGATAGAGCGCAAAGAGATGGAGGTCCTGGTCCCCCCTATCAGAGACATCCAGGCGCGGAGTGACGGGCCGGTCTCGGAGATGGAGCCGATGACCGTCCTCGGACTGATGGGATCGGCTCTCGGCCTCTCGATCCTCCACAAGGACGAGTACGACGAGATCAGTGCCACTCTCGACGAGATCCAGGACGGGATCTATCCTCACCTGCAGCGGGAGATGATAACGACCCTCGCGAGAGGACTCACCGTAGAGGGCTAG
- a CDS encoding NOP5/NOP56 family protein, which produces MTEHAGWFAGLDPGDTEAAAERVRDGSAESSADWPTLAVDDGFAADEAEYYERLHDATTAAARAGVHEAERADDKQLIHAVRAMDDCERTANELAERVAEWAGTRFEDADTGVEYARDLAERDEEPADPSEARLLALAERTAALADEADELRSYVEETTPSVAPNLAAMAGPVLAARLISLSGGLDSLAKQPSSTVQVIGAEDALFAHLRGSAPSPKHGVIFTHEYVRGTRPEKRGSAARALAGKLTIAARVDHYSGERKPDLDAELDERIATVRGNAGDGEDDGAAATGGGDGS; this is translated from the coding sequence ATGACCGAACACGCCGGGTGGTTCGCGGGGCTGGATCCCGGGGACACCGAAGCCGCCGCCGAGCGGGTCCGGGACGGGTCGGCGGAGTCGTCCGCCGACTGGCCGACCCTGGCCGTCGACGACGGGTTCGCCGCCGACGAGGCCGAGTACTACGAGCGCCTGCACGACGCGACGACGGCCGCCGCCCGGGCGGGCGTCCACGAGGCCGAGCGCGCGGACGACAAACAGCTCATCCACGCGGTCCGCGCGATGGACGACTGCGAGCGGACCGCAAACGAACTCGCCGAGCGGGTCGCCGAGTGGGCGGGCACCCGCTTCGAGGACGCCGACACCGGCGTCGAGTACGCCCGCGACCTGGCCGAGCGCGACGAGGAGCCCGCGGACCCGAGCGAGGCGCGACTGCTCGCGCTGGCCGAGCGGACCGCGGCGCTGGCCGACGAAGCCGACGAACTCCGGTCGTACGTCGAGGAGACGACGCCCTCGGTGGCGCCGAACCTCGCCGCGATGGCCGGCCCGGTGCTGGCGGCCCGACTGATCTCGCTGTCGGGCGGCCTCGATAGCCTGGCCAAACAGCCGTCCAGTACGGTGCAGGTCATCGGGGCCGAGGACGCGCTGTTCGCGCACCTCCGCGGGTCGGCGCCCTCTCCGAAACACGGCGTCATCTTCACCCACGAGTACGTCCGCGGCACGCGCCCGGAGAAACGCGGCTCGGCCGCGCGGGCGCTGGCGGGGAAGCTCACCATCGCCGCCCGCGTCGACCACTACAGCGGCGAGCGCAAGCCCGACCTCGACGCCGAACTCGACGAGCGCATCGCGACCGTTCGCGGGAACGCCGGGGACGGCGAGGACGACGGAGCCGCCGCGACCGGCGGAGGTGACGGCTCGTGA
- a CDS encoding fibrillarin-like rRNA/tRNA 2'-O-methyltransferase — protein MSDLPAGVERRAFEGSERLATRGDPHYGEPTDGEWRAWNPDRSKLGAMLELGMDTGLVGGETVLYLGAASGTTASHVADFGGPTYGVEFAARPVRDLLDAAEPRGNLFPLLKDARKPETYAHVVEPVDAIVQDVATRGQAKVATANAEFLREDGRLLLAVKARSEDVTRDPADVFDDALDDLESAYEVLETRRLTPHHDDHLGVVATPR, from the coding sequence GTGAGCGACCTCCCGGCGGGCGTCGAGCGCCGCGCCTTCGAGGGGAGCGAGCGGCTGGCGACCCGCGGCGACCCCCACTACGGCGAACCGACCGACGGCGAGTGGCGCGCCTGGAACCCCGACCGCTCGAAGCTCGGCGCGATGCTCGAACTCGGGATGGACACCGGACTGGTCGGCGGCGAGACGGTCCTCTACCTGGGCGCGGCCTCCGGGACGACCGCGAGCCACGTCGCCGACTTCGGCGGCCCGACCTACGGCGTCGAGTTCGCAGCCCGACCCGTTCGGGACCTGCTCGACGCCGCCGAACCGCGGGGCAACCTCTTTCCCCTGCTGAAGGACGCGCGCAAGCCCGAGACGTACGCCCACGTCGTCGAGCCGGTCGACGCCATCGTGCAGGACGTGGCGACGCGAGGGCAGGCGAAGGTCGCGACGGCGAACGCGGAGTTCCTCCGGGAGGACGGCCGGCTCCTGCTCGCGGTCAAGGCCCGCAGCGAGGACGTGACCCGCGACCCCGCCGACGTGTTCGACGACGCCCTCGACGACCTCGAATCGGCCTACGAGGTGCTCGAAACGCGGCGGCTGACCCCGCACCACGACGACCACCTCGGCGTGGTCGCGACGCCGCGCTGA
- a CDS encoding glutamate--cysteine ligase — protein sequence MDRGSREAFSRMGTIGIEEEYYVVDEDGRLTSGTDELVYESDPPEILEGRLDHELFKCVIESQTPVIERPADAREHLLSVREALVDHATAHGFDIAAAGLHPLAKWRELEHAEKPRYRAQLDRIQYPQHRNTTAGLHVHVGVDDADKAVWIANELRWHLPVMLALSANSPYWNGFDTGLESARAKIFEALPNTGMPTAFDDYDAFDDYERRMLETNSIDDRGELWFDVRPHSGHGTVEVRTPDGQADPDVVLAFVEYTHALVEDLAARYEDGESGTDVRRELYDEHKWRAMRHGHDAALLDRSFESTVGLGEVVDREAERLGISGIREVYDAESGAERQRRLREEAGVDALCDSLRLRYE from the coding sequence ATGGACCGGGGCTCGCGCGAGGCGTTCAGTCGGATGGGGACGATCGGCATCGAAGAGGAGTACTACGTCGTCGACGAGGACGGCCGGCTCACCTCGGGCACCGACGAACTCGTCTACGAGTCCGACCCGCCCGAGATCCTGGAAGGCCGGCTCGACCACGAGCTGTTCAAGTGCGTCATCGAGTCCCAGACGCCGGTCATCGAGCGGCCGGCCGACGCCCGCGAGCACCTGCTTTCGGTCCGCGAGGCGCTCGTCGACCACGCCACCGCTCACGGTTTCGATATCGCCGCCGCCGGTCTCCACCCGCTCGCGAAGTGGCGCGAGCTCGAACACGCCGAGAAACCACGGTACCGGGCGCAACTCGACCGGATCCAGTACCCACAGCACCGCAACACGACGGCGGGACTGCACGTCCACGTCGGCGTCGACGACGCGGACAAGGCGGTGTGGATCGCCAACGAACTCCGCTGGCACCTCCCGGTGATGCTGGCGCTGTCGGCGAACTCGCCGTACTGGAACGGCTTCGACACCGGCCTCGAGTCCGCCCGGGCGAAGATCTTCGAGGCGCTCCCGAACACCGGGATGCCCACCGCATTCGACGACTACGACGCCTTCGACGACTACGAGCGGCGGATGCTGGAGACGAACAGCATCGACGACCGCGGAGAGCTCTGGTTCGACGTGCGTCCTCACTCCGGTCACGGCACCGTCGAAGTCCGAACGCCGGACGGCCAGGCCGACCCCGACGTAGTGCTCGCGTTCGTCGAGTACACCCACGCGCTCGTCGAGGACCTGGCCGCCCGCTACGAGGACGGCGAGTCCGGCACCGACGTTCGTCGGGAGCTGTACGACGAGCACAAGTGGCGCGCGATGCGTCACGGCCACGACGCCGCCCTGCTGGACCGGTCGTTCGAGTCGACGGTCGGTCTGGGCGAGGTCGTCGACCGCGAGGCCGAACGGCTCGGTATCTCGGGCATCCGCGAAGTCTACGACGCCGAGAGCGGCGCCGAGCGCCAGCGCCGCCTTCGCGAGGAGGCGGGCGTCGACGCGCTCTGTGACTCGCTGCGGCTGCGCTACGAGTGA
- a CDS encoding winged helix-turn-helix domain-containing protein gives MSTDDPTDDSEGTDEPDVDPQEGGNVRERLEQEADKAVTGFDEGIVDMLSWVLETETRARIYVYLRQNPDSTSDEIAEGTGLYPSTVREALAELHDEGKVTRGKRENDGAGNNPYEYAAMAPSELVGNVVDDVQEELNTVFNLDEILGSDDDHPTVDSEPVTITVEDDPGADEGSDADDGAADEWGSAEDDDADEPSGDAGDDTDESVDAGDDASGDE, from the coding sequence ATGTCTACAGACGATCCTACCGACGACAGCGAGGGGACCGACGAGCCCGACGTGGACCCACAAGAGGGTGGAAACGTCCGCGAACGGCTGGAACAGGAGGCCGACAAGGCGGTCACGGGCTTCGACGAGGGGATCGTGGACATGCTCTCGTGGGTGCTGGAGACCGAGACGCGGGCGCGCATCTACGTCTATCTCCGCCAGAACCCCGACAGCACCAGCGACGAGATCGCCGAGGGCACGGGGCTGTACCCGAGTACGGTCCGCGAAGCGCTCGCGGAGCTCCACGACGAGGGGAAAGTCACCAGGGGGAAACGCGAGAACGACGGCGCCGGCAACAACCCCTACGAGTACGCGGCGATGGCGCCGAGCGAACTCGTCGGCAACGTCGTCGACGACGTGCAGGAGGAACTCAACACGGTCTTCAACCTCGACGAGATCCTCGGCAGCGACGACGACCACCCGACCGTCGACTCCGAACCCGTGACCATCACCGTCGAGGACGACCCCGGAGCGGACGAGGGGAGTGACGCGGACGACGGCGCGGCCGACGAGTGGGGGTCCGCGGAGGACGACGACGCGGACGAACCGTCGGGCGACGCGGGCGACGACACGGACGAGTCGGTCGACGCGGGCGACGACGCGAGCGGTGACGAGTAA
- a CDS encoding phosphopantetheine adenylyltransferase encodes MKVALGGTFDPVHDGHRALFRRAFELGDATVGLTSDDLAPKTRREDRYVRPYDRRHRDLDAELARLADEYDRDYEIRKIDDPTGFAPEPQFDAIVVSPETETGGKRINEIRRDDGVEPLDIEVVDHVYAEDGEIISSTRIVRGEIDEHGELTPDRTGRDAPGETEIETASDAADASADGGPEAEADDA; translated from the coding sequence ATGAAGGTCGCGCTGGGTGGAACCTTCGACCCGGTCCACGACGGACACCGCGCGCTGTTCAGGCGCGCCTTCGAACTGGGCGACGCGACGGTCGGCCTGACGAGCGACGACCTGGCCCCGAAGACCCGTCGCGAGGACCGCTACGTCCGCCCGTACGACCGGCGCCACCGCGACCTCGACGCCGAACTCGCCCGGCTGGCCGACGAGTACGACCGCGACTACGAGATCCGAAAGATCGACGACCCGACGGGCTTCGCCCCCGAACCGCAGTTCGACGCCATCGTCGTCTCCCCCGAGACGGAGACCGGCGGCAAACGCATCAACGAGATCCGCCGCGACGACGGCGTCGAACCGCTCGACATCGAGGTCGTCGACCACGTCTACGCCGAGGACGGCGAGATCATCTCCAGCACCCGCATCGTCCGCGGCGAGATCGACGAACACGGCGAGCTCACCCCGGACCGCACCGGCCGCGACGCCCCCGGTGAGACCGAGATCGAGACCGCGAGCGACGCCGCCGACGCGTCGGCCGACGGCGGTCCGGAAGCCGAAGCCGACGACGCCTGA
- a CDS encoding cyclin family protein, which translates to MYSARDQVENSEWLDEVEATAERLDMEEAARSRAADLFLSNVPETDRSKRAVLATSVYVAGLVEGDSRSQQRVAEVADVSRLTISKRYEEMLESQGLDAPRW; encoded by the coding sequence ATGTACAGCGCGCGCGACCAGGTGGAGAACAGCGAGTGGCTCGACGAGGTCGAGGCGACGGCCGAGCGGCTCGACATGGAGGAGGCCGCCCGGTCGCGCGCCGCGGACCTCTTCCTCTCGAACGTTCCCGAGACCGACCGATCGAAGCGGGCCGTCCTCGCGACGAGCGTCTACGTCGCCGGCCTCGTCGAGGGTGACAGCCGCAGTCAGCAGCGCGTCGCCGAGGTCGCGGACGTGTCCCGGCTCACGATCTCCAAGCGCTACGAGGAGATGCTGGAGAGCCAGGGGCTGGACGCGCCGCGCTGGTAG
- a CDS encoding metallophosphoesterase, with translation MGVEPIPGEPAAVATCDGERALVVADFHAGIEAGLRRDGVELPDHAPDRRESLRALVERERPDRLLFLGDLGHAIGDPGREERAEILALFDALPADLPVTLVKGNHDGDTDSVLERVDQSVAVTPGHGVRIGEVGFAHGHTWPSPDVLAADIVCVAHEHPVVRLEDEVGGARVERVWLRGDLGPEPFREFHGDGLDIDAGAELVVCPGFNDLSGGTWVNVAGQDFLAPFLPETLVDGEAYLLDGTRLGDYRRV, from the coding sequence ATGGGCGTCGAACCGATCCCCGGCGAGCCCGCGGCGGTCGCGACCTGCGACGGCGAGCGGGCACTCGTCGTCGCCGACTTCCACGCCGGCATCGAGGCCGGCCTGCGCCGCGACGGCGTCGAACTCCCGGACCACGCGCCCGACCGCCGCGAGTCGCTGCGCGCGCTCGTCGAGCGAGAACGGCCGGACCGGCTCCTCTTCCTCGGGGATCTGGGCCACGCCATCGGCGACCCCGGCCGCGAGGAACGCGCGGAGATCCTCGCGCTGTTCGACGCGCTCCCCGCCGACCTGCCGGTCACGCTCGTCAAGGGCAACCACGACGGCGACACCGACTCGGTCCTGGAGCGGGTCGACCAGTCCGTCGCGGTCACGCCCGGCCACGGCGTCCGCATCGGCGAGGTCGGCTTCGCCCACGGCCACACCTGGCCGAGCCCGGACGTGCTCGCCGCCGATATCGTCTGCGTCGCCCACGAACACCCGGTCGTCCGCCTCGAAGACGAGGTCGGCGGCGCGCGCGTCGAGCGGGTGTGGCTCCGCGGCGACCTCGGTCCGGAACCGTTCCGCGAGTTCCACGGCGACGGCCTCGATATCGACGCGGGCGCCGAACTCGTCGTCTGCCCGGGGTTCAACGACCTGTCGGGCGGCACCTGGGTCAACGTCGCCGGCCAGGACTTCCTCGCCCCGTTCCTCCCCGAGACCCTCGTCGACGGCGAGGCGTACCTCCTCGACGGCACGCGACTGGGCGACTACCGCCGGGTCTGA